The Cryptococcus neoformans var. neoformans B-3501A chromosome 7, whole genome shotgun sequence genome window below encodes:
- a CDS encoding hypothetical protein (Similar to gi|19113330|ref|NP_596538.1| hypothetical protein [Schizosaccharomyces pombe], FASTA scores: opt: 450, E(): 3.6e-24, (45.912% identity (69.811% similar) in 159 aa overlap (29-177:7-160))), translated as MPRRAASRREPSPPAEKYRTVSPNDQDAYPLLVAFDLDYTLWDLWIDRNGDVVNQLVDRRGQNLSFYHEVPSILAELKHRRIHVAAASRTSAPELAKEALRMLLLPADEGGDHVKAISYFNTMEIYPGSKLRHFREIHRKTGIPYEQMLFFDDEHRNFEVESLGVTMQLVPSSGTDRK; from the exons ATGCCTCGAAGAGCCGCCTCCCGCCGCGAACCTTCACCACCTGCCGAAAAGTATCGAACCGTTTCGCCGAATGATCAGGATGCTTACCCTCTACTTGTGGCGTTCGACCTTGA TTATACCCTTTGGGATCTGTGGATAGAT CGTAATGGAGACGTTGTTAACCAGCTTGTCGATCG GCGTGGACAAAATCTTTCTTTCTACCATGAAGTACCCTCTATCCTCGCCGAACTTAAACACCGAAGAATACACGTAGCTGCTGCATCGAGGACGAGTGCCCCTGAACTGGCAAAGGAAGCGTTGAGGATGTTGCTTTTGCCCGCTGACGAGGGCGGTGACCATGTGAAAGCGATCTCATATTTTAATACG ATGGAGATTTATCCTG GCTCGAAACTTAGACATTTCCGAGAGATCCATCGCAAAACGGGCATTCCGTACGAACAAATG CTTTTTTTTGACGATGAACACCGCAATTTTGAGGTCGAATCTCTTGGTGTAACGATGCAGCTGGTGCCCAGCAGTGGAACTGATCGCAAATGA
- a CDS encoding hypothetical protein (Match to EST gb|CF189049.1|CF189049; Similar to gi|46107294|ref|XP_380706.1| hypothetical protein FG00530.1 [Gibberella zeae PH-1], FASTA scores: opt: 876, E(): 1.8e-46, (37.177% identity (61.630% similar) in 503 aa overlap (105-577:89-579)); HMMPfam hit to Acid_phosphat_A, Histidine acid phosphatase, score: 96.6, E(): 6.1e-26): protein MSKSTYSDEPLAAEDYELQPTSNANDPLLPSYSQHPFTSPHQQLQRERRATRLRSVLSRICIAFLIVVPTFAFAACYFGRTTLDKVRTWDSLPPEVQDWLDKIAPAKTHADHSNFPTDIGYAGPTPTGSEAALIATAPVLPSHTDVYPLIRPTDKVSKGFSVLQHWGNLSPYYSVDSHGLPESGSLIPEQCELESLHWLQRHGARYPTSYPEGPVALASRLKSAKGWKAKGDLSFLNDWSYQLGAEILTPFGRSQLFNLGVSARIKYGFLLDKFKGKLPVFRTESQDRMLKSAQNFAVGFFGVPADDQYNLEVTIEAPGFNNTLAPFTTCRGTGVDYKSKLAEWDSIYLAKAKKRLQENMQGYNLSFMDVKDMMEMCAYETVALGHSAFCDLFTQKEWKGFQYRNDIFWWYSSSFGYAPAKAMGMGWVQELVSRLTKTRLTEFNSTTNSSFHDDVHFPLGDALYVDFTHDTQFALLLPMMNLTTFAETGDLPTDHIPKHRSFVSSKIMPFATNLQVQVLSCSGEKKLRLILNDAPIPLTGINGCPEDDDGLCPVDTFVAAMKTLIGEIDFAKECALDKETLEEEQEVGEEEMAEVKVDGLQKVEDEEEDNKKGDGDSDSDSDSGSDSDDDDN, encoded by the exons ATGTCCAAGTCCACGTACTCGGACGAACCTCTAGCTGCTGAGGACTACGAGCTCCAGCCAACATCCAACGCAAACGACCCGTTGCTTCCATCGTACTCCCAGCACCCTTTCACATCGCCTCATCAGCAGCTACAACGCGAACGACGTGCCACTCGACTTCGCTCGGTTTTATCACGCATCTGTATCGCATTCTTGATAGTAGTGCCGACATTTGCATTTGCGGCTTGCTACTTTGGGAGGACAACTTTGGATAAGGTGAGAACTTGGGACAGTTTACCGCCAGAGGTACAAGATTGGCTGGACAAGATCGCGCCTGCCAAGACCCATGCGGATCACTCAAATTTCCCGACAGA CATTGGTTACGCCGGACCGACACCAACTGGTAGCGA GGCCGCCCTCATTGCTACTGCTCCCGTGCTTCCATCCCACACCGATGTCTACCCTCTTATCCGTCCTACTGACAAGGTCTCCAAAGGTTTTAGCGTCCTTCAACATTGGGGAAATCTCAGTCCATATTACTCGGTGGATTCTCATGGTCTTCCTGAGTCAGGTAGCCTCATTCCTGAGCAATGTGAGCTGGAAAGTCTACATTGGCTACAGAGGCATGGTGCGAG GTATCCTACTTCATACCCCGAGGGCCCTGTTGCTTTAGCCTCTAGACTCAAGAGCGCGAAAGGGTGGAAAGCCAAAGGCGATCTTTCGTTCCTTAATGACTGGAGCTACCAGCTCGGAGCTGAGATCCTTACGCCGTTTGGTCGTAGTCAACTTT TCAATCTCGGCGTTTCTGCAAGGATTAAATACGGCTTTTTGCTCGACAAGTTCAAAGGTAAATTGCCCGTCTTCCGGACAGAGAGTCAAGA CCGCATGTTGAAATCTGCTCAGAACTTTGCTGTCG GCTTCTTCGGGGTCCCAGCAGATGATCAATATAATCTTGAAGTCACTATTGAGGCTCCAGGCTTTAATAACACTCTCGCGCCTTTCACGACT TGCCGAGGAACAGGCGTCGATTACAAATCGAAGCTTGCAGAATGGGATTCCATTTATCTCgcaaaggcgaagaagcGATTGCAGGAGAACATGCAGGGGTATAATCTCAGTTTCATGGACGTTAAAGACATG ATGGAAATGTGTGCTTACGAG ACTGTTGCTCTCGGTCACTCTGCCTTCTGCGATCTGTTCACTCaaaaggaatggaagggCTTCCAGTACCGAAACGATATCTTTTGGTGGTATTCGTCAAGTTTCGGATATGCTCCTGCTAAGGCGATGGGTATGGGATGGGTGCAAGAGCTGGTCTCGAGGTTAACGAAGA CTCGACTCACCGAGTTTAACTCTACTACAAATTCATCGTTCCACGACGACGTTCACTTCCCTCTTGGAGATGCTCT ATATGTCGACTTCACCCACGACACCCAATTTGCCCTCT TACTTCCTATGATGAACCTCACAACCTTTGCCGAAACAGGAGACCTTCCCACCGATCATATCCCCAAGCATCGTTCCTTCGTCTCCTCCAA GATTATGCCATTCGCCACTAACCTCCAAGTCCAGGTCCTTTCTTGTTCtggcgagaagaagctccGACTCATTCTAAATGACGCTCCCATCCCTCTTACCGGTATCAACGGGTGCcctgaagatgatgacggACTTTGCCCGGTGGATACATTTGTGGCGGCAATGAAGACTCTCATAGGTGAGATCGATTTCGCTAAGGAGTGTGCGTTGGACAAGGAAACTCTAGAGGAGGAACAAGAAGtcggagaggaagagatggcagAGGTGAAGGTTGATGGGCTTCAGAAGgtcgaagatgaggaggaagacaaCAAAAAAGGTGATGGCGATAGCGACAGTGACAGCGACAGCGGCAGCGACAGCGATGACGACGATAATTAG
- a CDS encoding hypothetical protein (Similar to gi|30348551|emb|CAC84343.1| hypothetical protein [Saimiriine herpesvirus 2], FASTA scores: opt: 303, E(): 8e-08, (45.763% identity (72.034% similar) in 118 aa overlap (20-134:452-569))), with protein MAAEKQQQPLPLGKPVPTKEVGEEKEELSDEGDEDREDLEEENDEDFDEDEDEDDEDEDENENENEDEDEDEEDEDEEGDDGIDHKKVLSDFYNTEQVDEEDDEDVIEGKEDAGVSNLKRKADGEEHGEAKKNKA; from the exons ATGGCTGCTgaaaaacaacaacaac CCTTGCCTCTTGGGAAACCTGTTCCCACTAAAGAAGtaggagaggagaaagaggaattgagtgatgaaggagatgaagacagagaggatcttgaggaggaaaatgatgaagacttcgatgaggacgaagacgaggacgacgaggatgaggatgagaatgagaatgagaatgaggatgaggatgaggatgaggaagacgaagacgaagagggcGACGATGGTATTGACCACAAGAAGGTGCTGTCGGACTTTTACAAT ACCGAACAAgtggacgaagaggatgatgaggatgtcatcgaaggcaaagaggaTGCGGGAGTCAGCAACCTGAAGCGAAAGGCGGACGGTGAGGAACATGGCGaggcaaaaaaaaacaaggCCTAG
- a CDS encoding hypothetical protein (HMMPfam hit to Sugar_tr, Sugar (and other) transporter, score: 91.8, E(): 1.7e-24) produces the protein MSTLSDDDKMGYLPEQDIDTTIHAAPLAELETPKKRKWMQTLSVLIAGVALFSDGYNIQITGYTNTVMAKLYPTALSSTMKTRLSNSILIGDIFGMILFGLCADRLGRRWGIIGCTFFLVLGVTLATAAHGKSEVGMLWMIVIGRGVAGLGAGGEYAVCTTSAVEAADETHTLRKKRGLLVASSTNTAIIAGFVASAIVFLIVLAAYGGEPHVGVWRICFGIGIIMPLSIFLFRVRMADSTLYSKHSIKSPKFPYWLAFKRYWKPLLGCSLVWFLYDAVVYPFNLLAPTIAAGFSSNQSLLASNGWGALVNAFALPGAFFGGFIIDRLGPRQTYAFGLVMVAIFGFVIGGAMEPLRNNGTGAFAAFVILFGLFQCFLSVGPGNCNFIVSSESFPTPVRGHALGLAAAIGKAGAAVGTQVFPLIEARFATTLKGQQAIFLIGSGICVVAAIVVMTIVPNRRAQLEDEDVEFRRYLEENGWDTSDMGSVGRIVSDEVVERGEKV, from the exons ATGTCTACTCTTTCCGATGACGACAAAATGGGATACCTCCCCGAGCAGGACATCGATACTACCATTCACGCAGCACCACTCGCTGAGCTCGAGACGCCAAAGAAACGAAAATGGATGCAGACCTTGTCTGTACTCATTGCAGGTGTAGCCCTTTTCTCGGATGGTTATAACATCCAGATTACCG GTTATACGAACACCGTCATGGCAAAGCTCTATCCCACCGCCCTTAGCTCAACTATGAAGACTCGTCTAAGCAATTCCATCCTTATTGGGGATATCTTTGGA ATGATCCTCTTCGGTCTCTGCGCCGACCGTCTTGGTCGTCGATGGGGTATTATCGGTtgcaccttcttccttgttcTCGGCGTAACCCTTGCAACTGCAGCGCATGGGAAGAGTGAAGTTGGAATGCTATGGATGATCGTGATTGGGCGCGGCGTTGCTGGCCTAGGTGCTGGCGGTGAGTACGCAGTATGTACGACGAGCGCTGTGGAAGCTGCAGATGAGACCCATAC gttgaggaagaagagaggacTCCTCGTAGCATCAAGCACCAATACAGCCATCATCGCCGGCTTCGTTGCCTCTGCTATCGTGttcctcatcgtcctcgccGCGTACGGAGGTGAACCTCACGTCGGAGTCTGGCGTATATGCTTCGGTATCGGTATCATT ATGCCATTGTcgatctttctcttccgtGTGCGTATGGCAGACTCAACTCTCTACTCAAAACATTCCATTAAAAGTCCAAAATTTCCTTACTGGCTTGCGTTCAAACGTTATTGGAAACCTTTGCTTGG ATGTTCTCTTGTCTGGTTTCTCTATGACGCTGTTGTATATCCATTCAACCTCCTCGCACCTACCATCGCTGCCGGATTCAGCAGTAATCAATCACTGTTAGCTTCAAACGGATGGGGAGCGCTCGTCAATGCGtttgcccttcctggcgCGTTCTTTGGAG GTTTCATCATTGACCGTCTCGGACCTAGGCAGACATACGCTTTTGGACTAGTAATGGTCGCAATTTTTGGTTTCGTTATTGGCG GTGCTATGGAACCCCTTCGTAACAACGGCACAGGCGCTTTCGCCGCtttcgtcatcctcttcggcCTTTTCCAATGTTTTCTCTCCGTCGGACCGGGCAACTGCAACTTCATAGTCTCTTCCGAATCATTCCCCACCCCTGTTAG GGGTCATGCTCTTGGTTTAGCAGCAGCTATCGGCAAAGCAGGCGCCGCTGTGGGTACACAAGTTTTCCCCCTTATCGAAGCCCGTTTTGCCACGACTCTCAAAGGGCAACAAGCCATTTTTCTCATCGGTTCAGGCATTTGTGTTGTCGCAGCGATAGTAGTCATGACAATTGTACCGAACAGAAGGGCGCagttggaggatgaggatgtagaGTTCAGGAGGTACTTGGAGGAAAACGGTTGGGATACGTCAGATATGGGCTCTGTGGGAAGAATCGTCTCTGACGAGGTAGTTGAACGTGGTGAGAAGGTCTGA